Part of the Yersinia hibernica genome, ATGCAGCATCATTTTCAGGTATAAATCGGGGTCACCCAAGCCATAAATAGCCGAGACCGAGGCCACCACCACCACATCGCGCCGCTCCAATAGGGCTTTGGTCGCCGAGAGCCGCATTTGCTCGATATGCTCGTTGACAGAAGCATCTTTCTCGATAAAGGTATCAGAGCTGGGAACATAAGCTTCCGGCTGATAATAATCATAGTAGGAGACAAAATACTCCACCGCATTCTCGGGAAAGAACTCTTTCATCTCGCCATAAAGCTGCGCGGCCAAGGTTTTATTGGGCGCTAACACCATCGTCGGCCGATTCAGGTCAGCAATAACATTAGCCACCGTAAAGGTTTTACCCGAGCCGGTCACCCCTAATAACGTCTGATGGGCTAACCCATTCTCCAGCCCCTCCTCCAATTTGCGGATGGCCTCAGGCTGGTCGCCTGCTGGTTTAAACTCAGAATGTAGTTTGAATAATTTACTCATGAATTTGCTACCCGCCGGAGAAATACAGACTGTCAGGAGGCTAATTATGAAAGCCCCATAGATTTTTGCCACCACTATGATACTGGATATAAAACCAGCTTAAAACATCAAAATGCCGAAATTTTTCTCACCCGCGCTGGTTTGCATTGTTGCAGTGAGATGTTGCTGGCCGTTGCACCCTAAAAGTATTTTTATCCCCAGCCGTTAACATAAACACATTATTGATACGTTTATTGATTAAAGATTATCCATCTACGCAGCCTATATTTTTTGAGCGCTTGATTTTAACTAACTCATTGAAAATAATTGGCATTATTAAAAAGCCGAGAATCCGGACAACATCAGCGCAAGCCGCGTCGGCTCTCGCCTGTCATCAGTTTTCTATCGCTAATGCACAAGGTTATCCACAGGAATGGTGGATAACTCATTCAACCCCATAAGGGCCGCGTGTTGGCGAAAAGCCAAGCTTAGCGCTGAAATGGGGGCAAACTGGCTTTTTTAGTGTTTTTTTTACATTTTTATTTCACCGCATATTTCAATAAGTGATAACAAATCCATTTGCTAATTCTATAATTTCAGCTCTCTCCTCCTGCGGACGCCACCACCGCCTGAGTGCGGCCTTTTTATTGCACCATTATTTTCTTTCAAGCACTGCTTCAGTGCAATAAACGCCCACACAGTCGCCTTTCTGCGGCAGCATCTGCAGTTTTAATTTAGCCTCGCGCACCAAAACCATTTACAGCCCGTTAACATACCTATTTTTCCTCAACTTATGGCAACTTGGCCCAAGAGTTGCTTGATATATAGACACTCACAACCACTCGTTAGAAATGTGGTGTTTTATGCTGTGCTGCCGCTACCTAGTATGCAGATTTGCTGGTTAATCCGTCACTAGCCGTTACAGAACACCGGGATACCTGTGAATAACTGAGATCGACTGAGGAGAGCACTAATGCTGAGTTTAACCGGTGTAAATCAATACTATGGTAAGAACCATATCCTTTGGGATATCAATCTGGAGATTCCACGCGGCCAATGTACTTGTCTGATTGGCCGTAACGGCGTAGGCAAAACCACCTTAATTAATTGTATTATGGGCCATTTGCCCATTAAAAGTGGCACTATGACCTGGCAACCTAACCATCAACCGCCACAGAATTTGCTACAGCAACCCGTCGAGGGGCGCACGGCTCTCGGCATCGGCTATGTCCCGCAAGGGCAGCAGATATTTTCCCAATTGAGTGTCGAGGAGAATATGTTAATAGCCGTGTTGGCTGGCCGCCACAAATCGCACCATATTCCCGGCTGGGTTTTTGAGTTGTTTCCGCTGCTATATGACAAACGCAATCAACGGGGTGGGGAACTGACTCGCAATCAACAACAACAATTGGCGATTGCCCGAGCATTGGTGGCCGAACCGGAGTTGCTGATTCTGGATGAGCCGGGCAGTGGCACATTGCCGCCACTGAATGAAGATATTGGTCATATTTTGCATCAGCTTAGTCGTGGCCTTGGCATGACCGTGCTTTTAGTTGAGCATCGATTACCTTTTATTCAACATGTTGCGGATAGATTTTGCCTTATGGCAGGTGGCCGGAATGTGGCGCAGGGGACGTTAGATCTACTGGATGAAAATATGATTATTGAGCATTTGGCCAGTTGATATGACTCAAAATTGCCCGGCACAGCAGCATATTTGTGCAAGAAATTGTGGGCTAATACCCAGTATTAGCCCTTTTCGTCACCAAATGGCCAAAAAGTCGTCTTTACCTTTCCGCCGCCAGTAAGCTCAAATCCAGGTAGTGACCAAGACCGCGCAGCTCTGTCGGACCAGCAGCAAGAGTTGGCAGATGAGGAATTACGCCCAATAATGGCGCGCTAATCATCTGTGTCAGTGTTGCCATATATTCGGTTTGCCGCTTGCCCGCGGGCATCACTTCATTAGCAACCCACCCCACCAAGGGCAACCCCGCCTGCTGAATAGCCAAAGCCGTCAACAGTGCATGATTGATACACCCCAGCTTGACACCAACAACCATAATTACCGGTAATTGTTCCTGCTGCACCCAATCGGCAAAAGTGACTTGGGCAGAAAGTGGCGTAAACCAGCCGCCAGCGCCCTCGACCAGAATCCAATCTGCCGATTGCTCAAGCTGGCGCAAGCCTTCAGATAAGACAGACAAATGAATCTCCTGCCCTTCACTTATGCTGGCAATGTGTGGCGAGGTTGCCTCCAGCAGAGTCAGCGGGTTCACCTGCGCATAAGACAATGCTTGCGTGCTGTTAGCCTGTAATGCCAGTGCGTCGCTGTTACGCAAACCATCAGCCGTCATCTGACTACCCGAGGCGACCGGCTTATAACCGGCGGTACGGTAGCCCTCCAATGCCGCAGCTTGCAGTAATGCACAACTGGCAACCGTCTTACCGACATCAGTATCAGTGCCAGTGATAAACCAACGTTTAATCACGATAAATAACCCCATAAACTAAATGGTAACTCAGTGGGTAGTAGCCGGATTGCATGCTATAAGCGCGCTGTAAGGCCATTAGGCGCTCACGGCCACTCAACCCTGGCTCGCGCCCCTGATGTAAATGCGTGGCACCAATGCCCTGTAACGAGCGCATAAGCGCTATTACGTTTGCAAATTGCTGCTGGTATAACTGGGGTGTCAGGGTGTGCCGATAGCCCTGACAGGCCGCACTAATATGCTGAAATGAAAGAAAATCATTCACATGGCGCTTGCCATCAATTTGTTGCCACGCCCGCCCCAATTCATCAAGGGAGCCGTCGGCTAAAGTGGAAAACAGAATGCACCCACCCGGCCGAGTCACCCGATACAACTCCCCCAGCGCCACGGATAAATCTGCACACCACTGTACCGCCAAGTTGCTAAAACAGAGGTCAACCGACTGATCCGGCAGCGGAATATTTTCAATATCTCCGAGCAAATAGCCATCAGCGGCCTGATGTTGGCGGGCGCGCTCTAACATACCGGCGGCCAGATCCAAGGCGATGACATGCTTACCGCGCTCGCGCCAGAGGCGGCTGAAATGCCCAGTACCACAGCCAGCATCCAAAACCGCCCCCCCGGGGTGCTGAGCGCCGAGTGCCAGCAAGGTCTCCCCGGTTGCCCGCTGTAAATCAGCCGCCGAATCGTAACTGTTTGCAGCCCGGCTAAAAGCCGCCGCAATCGCCGGTTTATTCACTGTCGGCTGATTAATTGCGGGCTGATGACCCGCTGCTGACCGCGAGTGCTCAGTGACAAACGCCATGCAACACCTCCAACAGGTGGTCGATATCATCACATTGATGTGCCGCACTGAGAGTAATGCGCAACCGGGCACCGCCGGGCGGAACTGTCGGCGGACGAATAGCGGTGACCCATAACCCCGCAGCGCGCAATTGCGCCGCCAATGCCAGGGTTTGTTGATTGTCACCCACCCACAGCGGCTGAATGGCGGTTTCCGATGCGCCTAATTGCCATGGCAAATCTGCTGCACCGCGACGAAATTGCGCAATGCGTTGCGCAAGTTGTTGGCGCAAATCATCACCTTGCTGAATACGTAATAATGCAGTTTGCAAAGCACAGGCCTGCGCCGGTGGCATCGCGGTGCTGTAAATCAGGTGACGGGCATATTGCAGCAAATATTCAGCCACCGGTTCCTGGCACAACACGGCCGCGCCGCTTAAGCCAAATGCCTTACCAAAAGTGACCACCAACAGTTCGGGTTGAATACCTTGCAGCCAGCAACTGCCGCGCCCCGCCTCACCCCGCACTCCAATACCATGCGCATCATCGACCAATAACCAGCCGCCTGCCTGCGCGGTGTGCTGCTGTAAATCCACCAAGGGCGCACTGTCACCATCCATGCTAAAAACCCCTTCAGTGACCACTAAAGTTTGCCCTGAACACGGCCTATTGAGCAGTTTTTGCAGTGAATCGGCTTGATTATGGGCAAAACGCCGCAACTGAGCGGGCGAGTGGGTTGCGGCCTCCAATAAAGAAGCATGACTGAGTTTATCCGCCAGAATTCGATCTTCCGCTGCGGTTAACGCCGCCAAAACCGCCTGATTGGCGGCATAACCGGAGATAAACAATAAAGCCCGTGGATAACCCAACCAGTCAGCAAGCTGTTGTTCTAATTGGGCATGAGGCCGACTGTAGCCCGTCACATGGCCGGAGCCGCCGCTCCCCACGCCATAGCGCTGCGCCCCTTGCTGCCAGGCGGCAATCACCGCTGAATCCTGACTTAAGCCCAAATAATCATTGCTGGAAAAGTTGAGATATCGCCGCGTGTCGGTGTGTAACCAGCGGCCATTAGCGCCGTCATTAATCTGGCGGGAACGATAGGCCGCAGTCTCGCGCCGCTGTTGCAAGCCGCGCTCTATCTTATTTAGCCAGCTCATCAAACTGCCGCGTTATAAAATTGAACAGGCTCGCCGGGCAAGGAGTCGCCGTGTAATAATTGCGCCGTCAGGACCTGCTGCTGTTCATTATCGCCATGATCGGTTGCTGTCTGTTGCGGGTTTAGCCCCAACTTGCGCAACAGTTGGGAATCTTTATCTTCTTCCGGATTCGGCGTGGTGAGCAATTTGCAGCCATAGAAAATGGAGTTGGCCCCGGCCATAAAACACATTGCCTGTGTCTGTTCGTTCATTTGCTCACGGCCGGCAGAAAGGCGTACATAAGAGGTTGGCATCATGATGCGGGCAATCGCGATGGTGCGAATGAAGTCGAAAGCATCCACATCGTCATTATTTTCCAGCGGTGTTCCTTTCACTTTGACCAGCATATTGATTGGCACACTTTCCGGTGGTTTGGGCAAATTCGCCAGTTGCACTAGCAACCCGGCACGGTCACGAACAGTTTCGCCCAACCCAACAATCCCACCGGAGCAGACTTTGATGCCGGCATCACGCACTTCACTTAGGGTCTCAAGCCGCTCCTGATAAGTGCGGGTGGTGATGATGCTGCCATAGAATTCCGGCGAGGTATCCAGATTGTGATTGTAATAATCCAGCCCAGCATCAGCCAATCGGTGGGCTTGTTGCTTATCTAATGTGCCGAGTGTCATGCAGGTTTCCATCCCCATTGCTTTGACACCTTCGACCATTTTTTCCAAGTAAGGCATATCGCGCTCATGAGGGTTTTTCCAGGCCGCCCCCATACAGAACCGGGTTGAACCCGCGGCTTTGGCTTTTTTCGCGGACGCCAACACTTGCTCGACTTGCATTAATCGCTCACTTTCCAGCCCGGTTTTATAGCGCGAGCTTTGTGGACAATATTTACAATCTTCCGGGCAAGCGCCGGTTTTAATCGACAACAACGTACTGACTTGAACTTGGCGTGGATCAAAATGTTGGCGATGAATAAGCTGTGCTTCAAACAATAATTCCAACAAGGGTTTTTCAAACAGGGCCTGGGCTTGCCCGACTGTCCAGCGCATATAATTTGCCATTACAACCTCTCCAAAGAAGAGAAAAAAGTGTCGTCAGTGTAAATAACTTCGATATACTGTCAACCATTCTTACTTTGATTTGGTTTACAACAAATTATTATGACCCCTTCTGACCTGACTTTTGACCAACACCACATCTGGCACCCTTACACGTCAATGACCGCCCCACTGCCCTGCTATCCTGTAGTTGCTGCCAGCGGGGTTGAACTCCAGTTGGCCGACGGCCGGCGGCTGATTGATGGCATGTCGTCATGGTGGGCAGCGATTCACGGGTACAATCACCCGCTACTGAATCAGGCAGCCCATCAGCAGTTGGATAAGATGTCGCATGTCATGTTTGGCGGCATTACCCACCCGCCGGCGGTCAAACTGTGCCAGCAATTAGTCGCCATGACCCCTCCAGCACTGGAGTGCGTGTTTTTAGCGGACTCCGGCTCGGTCGCGGTCGAAGTTGCGCTGAAAATGGCCCTGCAATACTGGCAGGCAAAAGGCGAGCGGCGGCAACGTATTTTGACCCTGCGCCACGGCTATCATGGCGACACATTCGGCGCAATGTCAGTCTGTGATCCGCAAAACTCCATGCAC contains:
- the bioB gene encoding biotin synthase BioB, which encodes MANYMRWTVGQAQALFEKPLLELLFEAQLIHRQHFDPRQVQVSTLLSIKTGACPEDCKYCPQSSRYKTGLESERLMQVEQVLASAKKAKAAGSTRFCMGAAWKNPHERDMPYLEKMVEGVKAMGMETCMTLGTLDKQQAHRLADAGLDYYNHNLDTSPEFYGSIITTRTYQERLETLSEVRDAGIKVCSGGIVGLGETVRDRAGLLVQLANLPKPPESVPINMLVKVKGTPLENNDDVDAFDFIRTIAIARIMMPTSYVRLSAGREQMNEQTQAMCFMAGANSIFYGCKLLTTPNPEEDKDSQLLRKLGLNPQQTATDHGDNEQQQVLTAQLLHGDSLPGEPVQFYNAAV
- the bioF gene encoding 8-amino-7-oxononanoate synthase: MSWLNKIERGLQQRRETAAYRSRQINDGANGRWLHTDTRRYLNFSSNDYLGLSQDSAVIAAWQQGAQRYGVGSGGSGHVTGYSRPHAQLEQQLADWLGYPRALLFISGYAANQAVLAALTAAEDRILADKLSHASLLEAATHSPAQLRRFAHNQADSLQKLLNRPCSGQTLVVTEGVFSMDGDSAPLVDLQQHTAQAGGWLLVDDAHGIGVRGEAGRGSCWLQGIQPELLVVTFGKAFGLSGAAVLCQEPVAEYLLQYARHLIYSTAMPPAQACALQTALLRIQQGDDLRQQLAQRIAQFRRGAADLPWQLGASETAIQPLWVGDNQQTLALAAQLRAAGLWVTAIRPPTVPPGGARLRITLSAAHQCDDIDHLLEVLHGVCH
- a CDS encoding ABC transporter ATP-binding protein, with amino-acid sequence MLSLTGVNQYYGKNHILWDINLEIPRGQCTCLIGRNGVGKTTLINCIMGHLPIKSGTMTWQPNHQPPQNLLQQPVEGRTALGIGYVPQGQQIFSQLSVEENMLIAVLAGRHKSHHIPGWVFELFPLLYDKRNQRGGELTRNQQQQLAIARALVAEPELLILDEPGSGTLPPLNEDIGHILHQLSRGLGMTVLLVEHRLPFIQHVADRFCLMAGGRNVAQGTLDLLDENMIIEHLAS
- the bioC gene encoding malonyl-ACP O-methyltransferase BioC, yielding MAFVTEHSRSAAGHQPAINQPTVNKPAIAAAFSRAANSYDSAADLQRATGETLLALGAQHPGGAVLDAGCGTGHFSRLWRERGKHVIALDLAAGMLERARQHQAADGYLLGDIENIPLPDQSVDLCFSNLAVQWCADLSVALGELYRVTRPGGCILFSTLADGSLDELGRAWQQIDGKRHVNDFLSFQHISAACQGYRHTLTPQLYQQQFANVIALMRSLQGIGATHLHQGREPGLSGRERLMALQRAYSMQSGYYPLSYHLVYGVIYRD
- the bioD gene encoding dethiobiotin synthase, with the translated sequence MIKRWFITGTDTDVGKTVASCALLQAAALEGYRTAGYKPVASGSQMTADGLRNSDALALQANSTQALSYAQVNPLTLLEATSPHIASISEGQEIHLSVLSEGLRQLEQSADWILVEGAGGWFTPLSAQVTFADWVQQEQLPVIMVVGVKLGCINHALLTALAIQQAGLPLVGWVANEVMPAGKRQTEYMATLTQMISAPLLGVIPHLPTLAAGPTELRGLGHYLDLSLLAAER